From one Orcinus orca chromosome 10, mOrcOrc1.1, whole genome shotgun sequence genomic stretch:
- the LOC101275067 gene encoding LOW QUALITY PROTEIN: MHC class I polypeptide-related sequence B (The sequence of the model RefSeq protein was modified relative to this genomic sequence to represent the inferred CDS: inserted 2 bases in 2 codons), producing the protein MFAHLHPSLHSSIPLSFPSLFLLSPVLEKFSLWSLVHVHVLHPQSWSRSGQQNLSGKHLMCTCFRKALSSAVPPSPGSHSLHYNLTALSRDGSVQSSFFAGGHLDGQAFLHYDREXRQVEPRGLWAEELGAETWDTESKDLTETWKDLRELLAEILALQEEKGGVNSLQEIXGCEIREDNHAWGFRFRYYDGELLLSCHPETLGCTAPQSLARNLAMEMEKSWDTDGFQSKYYQAPVQGELCGRLRGYLESWTGFRERTDLSHCCWVPKGNRRQPARMLA; encoded by the exons ATGTTTGCCcatctccacccctccctccactcctcaattcccctctccttcccttctctttttcttctttcccctgtGTTGGAAAAATTCTCATTGTGGTCCCTTGTACATGTGCATGTTCTGCATCCTCAGTCCTGGAGCAGGTCAGGACAGCAGAACTTGTCTGGTAAACATTTGATGTGCACTTGTTTCCGGAAAGCTCTTTCATCTGCGGTTCCCCCTTCCCCAGGATCACACAGTCTTCATTACAACCTCACGGCGCTGTCCCGGGATGGATCTGTGCAGTCCAGCTTTTTCGCTGGGGGACACTTGGATGGCCAGGCCTTCCTGCACTATGACCGTG ACAGGCAGGTAGAACCCCGGGGGCTGTGGGCAGaagagctgggagctgagacgTGGGACACAGAGTCCAAGGACTTGACAGAGACGTGGAAGGACCTCAGAGAGCTTCTAGCAGAAATCCTGGCCCtgcaggaggagaaaggag GTGTGAATTCCCTCCAGGAGA TGGGCTGTGAAATCCGAGAAGACAACCACGCCTGGGGCTTCAGGTTTCGCTACTATGATGGGGAGCTCCTCCTCTCCTGTCACCCAGAGACCCTCGGATGTACAGCGCCCCAGTCCTTGGCTCGGAACTTGGCCATGGAAATGGAGAAGTCCTGGGACACAGATGGCTTTCAAAGCAAGTATTACCAGGCCCCCGTGCAGGGAGAGCTTTGTGGAAGACTGCGGGGCTATCTGGAATCCTGGACAGGCTTCAGGGAGAGAACAG ACCTCTCGCACTGCTGCTGGGTCCCGAAAGGAAACCGAAGGCAGCCTGCGCGGATGCTTGCCTAA